In the Paraburkholderia acidisoli genome, one interval contains:
- a CDS encoding xanthine dehydrogenase family protein molybdopterin-binding subunit — protein sequence MAVDLPLTRRSFLKAMGSGAFTVSVGSIGALTGACSPQRAEVRPPAPVAPTAHAAPQSTRAAPEWAPEPGKARWRVEGLPKVTGAKIYARDFKARDFPDWPQEENWLYALRCNRVDKTVEGFDLSVLPRALRPIEIVSNQTLNAQRIALSAHPNPVANKDIYLFAQEGFAANCYGQPIALLIFADFDTYRRAKKLLDFNDSVVRYGATVPRSAPVPFSSPKLYVRDDDTSFSNLNMDADSNGNPTQAFLTLNKNTAGHIRDLAREKVANGSWLRFDGAFQTPAIDPMFMEPEAGLACYERGTQTLQLVLGTQSPRDDGTTAGNLFTKSNIDVGRVHVIGCYPGGGFGGRDKSYFPMYLALAAPFAHGTLRWQQSRYEQFQVGLKRSETEFTESLWVDSKGKLQALDSTFTLNGGGKLNLTSATGDLAAMSAMSCYDIPRAIAQSSVMYTPEVFGGSQRGFGGPQAFLAIETLLDEAAQALHQSPFAVRRRNLLAKDRGKTLTGAPILFDLQLEALLDRLESHALWRERDSTRAQRRARGLRYGVGLAMSNQAYGTGKDAVFAMLQIKPNGTLHVITHYTDMGNGAATTLCLAPSTWLGQNAQDISISEVEVFAAIKDFKYNVLGKWPDDYRSYAISGPFSSSSACLGAFHHYQAVDRAAMTLLLQSVLPAARELWHGSRVEWQNVKWVDGKLTAPGRPALAWAALLDKMDRMQAPRVAAVHVTYAGAFWHSQYRFKLSNVDMDCDYIALGPDTKTLTGLAHGPLVPPHDAVGYGRTNYAPSAALVAVSVDPANGRVKVERVVTTLSAGRLICPEIVEGQSQGAVAMAIGNVLSETCPLGDDGPGNGRWNLDQYLVTRMTEAPAQELIALPPPADRNRHSARGIGEAVMCPIAPALLNALAMATGHRFRQTPVTPEVIRAALTGAQA from the coding sequence ATGGCAGTGGACCTTCCGCTTACCCGCCGGAGCTTTCTCAAGGCCATGGGGAGCGGCGCCTTCACGGTGTCGGTGGGTTCGATCGGCGCGCTGACCGGCGCCTGCTCGCCGCAGCGCGCCGAGGTACGTCCACCCGCGCCGGTCGCGCCAACGGCCCACGCCGCCCCGCAATCCACGCGCGCCGCGCCCGAGTGGGCGCCCGAACCCGGCAAGGCGCGCTGGCGCGTGGAAGGCCTGCCCAAGGTCACGGGCGCGAAAATTTATGCACGCGACTTCAAGGCGCGCGACTTCCCGGACTGGCCGCAGGAAGAAAACTGGCTTTATGCGCTGCGCTGCAATCGCGTCGACAAAACCGTGGAAGGCTTCGACCTGAGCGTGCTGCCGCGCGCACTGCGGCCTATCGAGATCGTGTCCAACCAGACGCTCAACGCGCAGCGCATCGCGCTCTCGGCGCACCCCAACCCGGTCGCTAATAAGGATATCTATCTTTTCGCGCAGGAAGGCTTCGCGGCCAATTGCTATGGGCAGCCTATCGCCCTCCTGATCTTCGCCGACTTCGACACCTACCGCCGCGCGAAGAAACTGCTCGACTTCAACGACTCGGTCGTGCGCTACGGCGCGACGGTACCGCGCAGCGCCCCGGTGCCGTTCTCGTCGCCGAAACTGTACGTGCGCGACGACGACACGTCGTTCTCAAACCTGAACATGGATGCGGACAGCAACGGCAATCCCACGCAAGCCTTCCTGACCCTGAACAAGAATACGGCCGGCCACATTCGCGATCTCGCCAGGGAAAAGGTCGCGAACGGTAGCTGGTTGCGCTTCGACGGCGCGTTCCAGACGCCCGCCATCGACCCCATGTTCATGGAGCCGGAAGCGGGACTCGCCTGCTACGAACGCGGCACGCAAACCCTGCAACTCGTGCTCGGCACGCAATCCCCGCGCGACGACGGCACGACCGCCGGCAATCTCTTCACCAAGAGCAATATCGATGTCGGGCGTGTCCACGTGATCGGCTGTTATCCGGGCGGCGGTTTCGGCGGGCGCGACAAGTCGTATTTCCCGATGTATCTCGCGCTCGCCGCGCCGTTCGCGCACGGCACGTTGCGCTGGCAGCAATCGCGCTATGAGCAGTTCCAGGTGGGACTGAAACGCTCCGAAACCGAATTCACCGAATCGCTCTGGGTCGACAGCAAGGGCAAACTGCAGGCGCTCGACAGCACGTTCACGCTCAATGGCGGCGGCAAGCTCAATCTCACCAGCGCGACGGGCGACCTCGCCGCCATGAGCGCGATGAGCTGCTACGACATTCCGCGCGCGATTGCGCAAAGCTCGGTCATGTATACGCCGGAGGTGTTCGGCGGCTCGCAGCGCGGCTTTGGCGGCCCGCAGGCGTTTCTCGCCATCGAAACCCTGCTGGACGAAGCCGCGCAAGCGCTGCACCAGAGTCCGTTCGCGGTGCGGCGCCGCAATCTGCTCGCGAAGGACCGCGGCAAGACCCTCACGGGCGCGCCCATTCTGTTCGACCTGCAACTTGAGGCGCTGCTGGACCGGCTCGAATCGCACGCGCTGTGGCGCGAGCGTGACAGCACGCGGGCGCAGCGGCGCGCGCGCGGCCTGCGCTATGGCGTGGGCCTCGCCATGTCGAATCAGGCATACGGCACCGGCAAGGACGCCGTGTTCGCGATGCTGCAGATCAAGCCGAACGGCACCCTGCACGTGATCACGCACTACACCGACATGGGCAACGGCGCGGCCACCACGTTGTGCCTCGCGCCATCGACATGGCTCGGGCAGAACGCACAGGACATCTCTATCAGCGAAGTGGAAGTCTTCGCCGCGATCAAGGACTTCAAGTACAACGTGCTGGGCAAATGGCCCGACGATTACCGCAGCTACGCAATTTCCGGCCCCTTCAGCTCGTCGAGCGCCTGCCTCGGCGCGTTTCATCACTATCAGGCCGTCGATCGCGCGGCCATGACGCTGCTGTTGCAAAGCGTGCTGCCCGCCGCGCGCGAGTTGTGGCACGGCTCGCGGGTCGAGTGGCAGAACGTCAAATGGGTCGACGGCAAACTCACGGCACCGGGCCGTCCGGCGCTCGCCTGGGCCGCCTTGCTGGACAAGATGGATCGCATGCAGGCGCCCCGCGTGGCAGCCGTGCACGTCACGTACGCGGGCGCGTTCTGGCATAGCCAATACCGCTTCAAGCTGAGCAATGTCGACATGGACTGCGACTACATCGCGCTCGGCCCCGACACCAAAACCCTCACGGGTCTTGCGCATGGACCACTGGTGCCGCCGCACGACGCGGTGGGTTACGGTCGCACGAATTACGCCCCCTCCGCCGCGCTGGTGGCGGTCTCAGTCGACCCCGCGAATGGCCGCGTCAAGGTCGAGCGCGTGGTGACGACGCTCAGCGCGGGGCGGCTGATCTGCCCGGAAATCGTCGAAGGCCAGTCGCAGGGCGCGGTGGCCATGGCGATCGGCAACGTGTTGAGCGAGACTTGCCCGCTCGGCGACGACGGGCCGGGCAACGGCCGCTGGAATCTCGACCAGTATCTCGTCACACGCATGACCGAAGCGCCCGCGCAGGAGCTGATCGCGCTGCCGCCGCCCGCCGATCGCAACCGTCATAGCGCACGCGGCATCGGCGAGGCGGTGATGTGCCCCATCGCGCCCGCGCTGCTCAATGCGCTCGCCATGGCCACGGGCCATCGCTTCCGGCAAACGCCCGTCACGCCCGAGGTGATTCGCGCGGCGCTCACCGGAGCCCAGGCATGA
- a CDS encoding acyl-CoA dehydrogenase family protein: MAQSNAAAQSTPKSATNSAAQVPAQSAEVFSLEPHAAWGAPPSARYEALAARFRPVFARIRASAVERDVQHRLPHEEIRWVREAGFTRLRLPSERHGFDATLPELFGLLIELGAADTNVVNAIRAHLGFVEDVLTAPEKAWREHWLERLANGETIGAGLSEAGSAKVGTFATHLTRSAQGVRLNGTKFYTTGSLFADWVAVGAQDGDDTVYLQVPRNAPGVEIVDDWDGFGQALTASGTAHFTDVAVDPAWIRPTSTRFPYAVPFYQLVHLASLAGIGRALADDVARRVRQRDRVYSHGNAARVSDDPQILQVVGRVHGAAYAASAISQQASRALQRSYDAHLDTNATDAQRQHATTEAHVEVDQSVSVITRLVLDASTELFDALGASATLRTAGLDRYWRNARTISSHNPRVYRERQVGAYAVNGEAPPSFYRVGKS; this comes from the coding sequence ATGGCTCAATCGAACGCAGCAGCGCAATCCACTCCGAAGTCCGCGACGAATTCCGCTGCGCAGGTCCCGGCGCAGTCGGCCGAGGTCTTTTCCCTCGAACCGCACGCCGCCTGGGGCGCGCCGCCCAGCGCGCGCTACGAGGCGCTCGCGGCGCGATTCCGGCCCGTGTTCGCCCGCATTCGTGCGAGCGCGGTCGAGCGCGACGTGCAACATCGCTTGCCGCACGAGGAAATCCGCTGGGTGCGCGAAGCGGGCTTCACGCGGCTGCGTTTGCCCAGCGAGCGCCATGGCTTCGACGCCACCTTGCCGGAATTGTTCGGATTGCTGATCGAACTCGGTGCCGCCGACACCAACGTCGTCAATGCGATCCGCGCGCATCTGGGCTTTGTCGAAGACGTGTTGACGGCGCCCGAGAAAGCCTGGCGCGAGCATTGGCTCGAACGGCTCGCGAACGGCGAGACGATCGGCGCGGGACTCTCGGAAGCCGGCAGCGCGAAGGTGGGCACATTCGCCACGCATCTCACGCGTAGCGCGCAAGGCGTGCGTTTGAACGGCACGAAGTTCTACACGACCGGCTCGCTGTTCGCCGACTGGGTGGCCGTTGGCGCGCAAGACGGCGACGACACCGTGTATCTACAGGTGCCGCGCAACGCGCCGGGCGTGGAGATCGTCGACGACTGGGACGGTTTCGGCCAGGCGCTCACGGCGAGCGGCACGGCGCATTTCACCGACGTGGCCGTCGATCCCGCGTGGATCCGCCCCACGTCCACGCGCTTTCCGTATGCCGTGCCGTTTTACCAGCTCGTGCATCTTGCGTCGCTCGCGGGCATCGGCCGGGCACTCGCCGACGATGTCGCGCGCCGCGTGCGTCAGCGCGATCGCGTGTATAGCCACGGCAATGCCGCGCGCGTGTCCGACGACCCGCAGATCCTGCAAGTGGTCGGGCGCGTGCACGGCGCGGCGTACGCAGCCAGCGCCATCTCGCAGCAGGCGTCCCGCGCGCTCCAGCGCAGCTACGACGCGCATCTCGACACGAACGCCACCGACGCGCAACGCCAGCACGCCACGACCGAGGCGCACGTGGAAGTCGATCAATCGGTGTCCGTCATCACGCGCCTCGTGCTGGACGCGAGCACGGAACTGTTCGACGCGCTCGGGGCTTCGGCCACGCTGCGCACGGCCGGGCTGGACCGCTACTGGCGCAACGCGCGCACGATCTCGTCGCACAATCCGCGCGTGTATCGCGAGCGCCAGGTGGGCGCTTATGCGGTGAACGGCGAGGCGCCGCCGAGTTTCTATCGCGTCGGCAAAAGCTGA
- a CDS encoding NHL repeat-containing protein, translated as MRAVLLAASLGVVVAALSPAAQAQYTTDWLANTYGTLAKHVGNGARSMWVAPEGVIYTASRWDENAGGLAIYQNGAPLGTMGTHDTFQGGAITGNATSLFVALGYSNTFGSGSVGRYNRSSSAQDLRIPVSTWTGIQNADVITGLATAGSLLYASDFYGNRVRVYTTDGVWQRDISVSQPGALAVDSAGNLWVARRSAGVIAEFSATGAALNTIQMASTARPSALDFDAAANQLLVGDQGPDMNIKAYSLAGTPALVSTFGVQGGYLDTTTGIKGQVGDKRFTRVVGIGKDAAGNLYVLNNAWGGGWDLGRNGSTDIHSYSPTGTLQWRLQALNFEAVAAPDPSTDGVNFYSGNNIYTGTGGGTFVANTIDPFTYPSDPRLNMNDYQRGQHFGQIVSVGGNRLLVASGQNPDTFNFYYFSPSSGYIAIPAGSLPGTPFNTTLTVTAGFAIDGNGDVWAGLDRTNQIYHYPLAGFGANGAPTWGAAATTAIPRTSLPLTRIIYQADSDTMILAQGIAGSWDWTAMNGHIEVYHGWKAGNTGTPSPVINLASANPKSIAAAGHYLFVGYVHTVPNIDVYDLNTGSLVTTLTNSNPNAVDVGNDVDSMYGVRAYLSSTGDYIVTKDNYNGSSVVVYRWHP; from the coding sequence CTGCGAGCCGTCCTGCTCGCGGCATCGCTCGGTGTCGTCGTTGCCGCGCTATCGCCCGCCGCCCAAGCGCAATACACCACCGACTGGCTCGCCAATACCTACGGCACATTGGCCAAGCACGTGGGCAACGGCGCGCGCTCGATGTGGGTCGCACCCGAAGGCGTGATCTATACCGCCTCGCGCTGGGACGAAAACGCGGGCGGCCTGGCCATTTACCAGAACGGCGCGCCGCTCGGCACCATGGGCACGCACGATACCTTTCAGGGCGGAGCGATCACCGGCAACGCCACGTCCCTTTTCGTGGCGCTCGGCTACAGCAACACGTTCGGCAGCGGGTCGGTGGGCCGCTACAACCGCAGTTCGAGCGCGCAGGATCTTCGCATACCGGTCAGTACGTGGACGGGCATCCAGAACGCCGACGTCATTACCGGCCTTGCCACCGCCGGCAGCCTGCTTTATGCGAGCGACTTCTACGGTAATCGCGTGCGGGTGTATACGACCGACGGCGTCTGGCAACGCGACATCAGCGTGTCGCAACCGGGCGCACTCGCCGTGGACAGCGCGGGCAACCTGTGGGTCGCGCGTCGGAGCGCGGGCGTGATCGCCGAATTCAGCGCCACGGGTGCCGCGCTGAACACGATCCAGATGGCCTCAACCGCACGCCCTTCCGCGCTCGACTTCGACGCCGCCGCGAATCAGTTGCTGGTGGGCGACCAGGGGCCGGACATGAATATCAAGGCCTATTCGCTTGCGGGCACGCCCGCGCTCGTCAGCACCTTCGGGGTGCAAGGCGGCTATCTCGACACCACCACCGGCATCAAGGGCCAGGTGGGCGACAAGCGCTTCACGCGCGTGGTGGGTATCGGCAAGGATGCCGCGGGCAATCTGTACGTGCTCAACAACGCGTGGGGCGGCGGCTGGGATCTCGGGCGCAACGGCAGCACCGATATTCACTCGTACAGCCCCACGGGCACGCTGCAATGGCGCTTGCAGGCGCTCAACTTCGAAGCCGTGGCGGCCCCGGACCCATCGACCGATGGCGTGAACTTCTATAGCGGCAACAACATCTACACGGGCACGGGCGGCGGCACGTTCGTCGCCAACACGATCGATCCGTTCACGTATCCGAGCGACCCGCGTCTGAACATGAACGACTATCAGCGCGGCCAGCATTTCGGGCAGATCGTTTCGGTGGGCGGCAATCGCCTACTCGTGGCTTCGGGGCAAAACCCCGATACCTTCAACTTCTATTACTTCAGCCCGTCGAGCGGCTATATCGCCATTCCTGCCGGCTCGCTGCCCGGCACACCGTTCAACACGACCCTGACTGTCACCGCGGGTTTTGCGATCGACGGCAATGGCGACGTCTGGGCCGGGCTCGACCGCACCAACCAGATCTATCACTACCCGCTTGCGGGCTTCGGCGCCAACGGCGCGCCCACCTGGGGCGCGGCTGCGACCACGGCGATCCCGCGCACCTCGCTGCCGCTCACGCGCATCATTTATCAGGCCGACAGCGACACGATGATCCTCGCGCAAGGCATTGCGGGCAGTTGGGACTGGACCGCGATGAACGGGCATATCGAGGTGTATCACGGCTGGAAGGCGGGCAATACGGGTACGCCGAGCCCCGTCATCAATCTCGCGAGCGCGAATCCGAAATCGATCGCGGCAGCCGGGCATTATCTGTTCGTTGGTTACGTACACACGGTGCCGAATATCGACGTCTACGATCTCAACACGGGCAGTCTCGTCACCACGCTCACCAACTCGAATCCCAATGCGGTGGATGTCGGCAACGATGTCGACTCGATGTACGGCGTGCGCGCGTATCTGAGTTCGACGGGCGACTACATCGTCACGAAGGACAATTACAACGGATCGAGCGTCGTGGTGTATCGCTGGCATCCGTGA
- a CDS encoding DUF4399 domain-containing protein: MRRRETLLALAAAMLMPRLASAARTPSPPGAEVYIIWPADGAVIPTGKLWVRMGLRNMGVCPKGINRPNTGHHHVLIDTDLPPFDQPIPSDRNHLHFGAGETEARIELPPGKHTLQLLMGDYNHVPHDPPVYSKKITITVK; this comes from the coding sequence ATGCGACGCAGAGAGACCTTGCTCGCGCTGGCCGCGGCCATGCTGATGCCGCGCCTCGCTTCCGCCGCGCGCACGCCTTCGCCGCCGGGCGCTGAGGTGTACATCATCTGGCCCGCGGACGGCGCGGTGATTCCCACGGGCAAATTGTGGGTGCGCATGGGCTTGCGCAATATGGGCGTTTGCCCGAAGGGCATTAACCGGCCGAACACGGGCCACCATCACGTGCTCATCGACACGGACCTGCCGCCGTTCGATCAGCCCATTCCGTCCGATCGCAATCATCTGCACTTCGGCGCGGGCGAGACCGAGGCGCGCATCGAGCTGCCGCCGGGCAAGCACACGCTGCAATTGCTGATGGGCGACTACAACCACGTGCCACACGATCCGCCGGTGTACTCGAAGAAGATCACGATCACGGTGAAATAG
- a CDS encoding phospholipase D-like domain-containing protein, giving the protein MPKKPSPSNVMADVTKTLQTFDLLELEQFTREKSYSSTASKDFHLFYVGRDDVHDLLKYLLSRASVSLYMNMFGFDDAELNDILMQQAADPTITMMITLDRSQAGGVNEKKLLASDIAKNPVKFNTYFAIGESLTHQISHTKGFVADGKVGGEGSVNWSAAGEGTFVTPGVAGGPGYKAQNNTQTIFTDPDTINRFQTELIAEHMIAKGQAAPATGTAAAKAKAVKSSAKKTSSKAAR; this is encoded by the coding sequence ATGCCGAAGAAGCCCAGCCCCAGCAACGTGATGGCCGACGTCACGAAGACCTTGCAGACCTTCGACCTGCTCGAACTCGAGCAATTCACGCGCGAGAAAAGTTATTCGAGTACGGCGAGCAAGGACTTTCATTTGTTTTACGTGGGACGCGACGACGTTCACGATTTGCTGAAGTACCTACTCTCGCGCGCGAGTGTCTCGCTCTATATGAACATGTTCGGTTTCGACGACGCGGAACTCAACGACATTCTCATGCAGCAAGCGGCCGATCCCACCATCACGATGATGATCACGCTCGACCGGAGCCAGGCGGGCGGCGTGAACGAAAAGAAGCTGCTGGCCTCCGATATTGCGAAGAACCCGGTCAAGTTCAATACCTACTTCGCGATTGGTGAATCGCTCACGCATCAGATCAGTCACACCAAGGGCTTCGTGGCCGACGGCAAGGTGGGCGGCGAAGGATCGGTGAACTGGTCGGCGGCCGGGGAAGGCACGTTCGTGACCCCGGGCGTGGCGGGTGGCCCTGGCTACAAGGCGCAAAACAACACGCAGACCATTTTCACCGACCCCGACACCATCAACCGCTTTCAAACCGAGTTGATCGCCGAACACATGATTGCGAAAGGGCAAGCCGCGCCGGCAACGGGGACAGCGGCGGCGAAAGCCAAAGCAGTGAAGTCGAGTGCGAAGAAGACCAGCAGCAAGGCTGCGCGATAA
- a CDS encoding (2Fe-2S)-binding protein, which yields MTQPRAQSRSQTPAQTAAPTDLTVHVNGRAVSVPAADADMSLAEFLHERLDLTGTKVCCGIGVCRACTVGLRNRSNALMEKTLACVTPMSAVANQYVYTVESLANGARLSPLQQAFLEGFAFQCGYCTPGFLMAATALLDHLKGYRLSAEQLDAAIDTWVGGNLCRCTGYVKYRAAIKQAVHRQWQDGA from the coding sequence ATGACGCAACCCCGTGCGCAAAGCCGGTCGCAAACCCCTGCGCAAACTGCGGCGCCCACCGACCTCACGGTGCACGTGAATGGCCGCGCCGTGAGCGTCCCCGCCGCCGACGCCGACATGAGCCTCGCCGAATTCCTGCACGAGCGCCTCGACCTCACGGGCACCAAGGTGTGCTGCGGCATCGGCGTGTGCCGTGCCTGCACGGTGGGCCTGCGCAACCGCAGCAATGCGTTGATGGAGAAAACGCTCGCCTGCGTGACGCCCATGAGCGCGGTGGCGAACCAGTACGTCTACACCGTGGAAAGTCTCGCGAACGGCGCGCGGCTCTCCCCGCTGCAACAGGCCTTTCTCGAAGGGTTCGCGTTTCAGTGCGGCTATTGCACACCCGGCTTCCTGATGGCCGCCACCGCCCTGCTCGATCACCTGAAGGGGTATCGCTTGAGCGCCGAGCAACTCGACGCGGCCATCGACACCTGGGTAGGCGGCAACCTGTGCCGTTGCACCGGCTACGTGAAATATCGCGCCGCGATCAAACAGGCCGTGCACCGGCAATGGCAAGACGGAGCATGA
- a CDS encoding DUF4399 domain-containing protein: MKRIVVVAATVALLAGTLAGVAHAGTTPADPKAFVYIGWPNEGQTMPAGKPFRVWFGLRNMGVAPSNVEFPNTGHHHLLVDTDLPSMDQPIPSDRNHLHFGAGETETLIQLPPGKHTLQLLMGDAHHVPHNPPVYSKKITIYVK, from the coding sequence ATGAAAAGAATCGTTGTCGTTGCGGCCACCGTGGCGCTGCTCGCCGGAACGCTCGCGGGCGTGGCGCACGCGGGCACCACGCCCGCCGACCCCAAGGCGTTCGTGTATATCGGCTGGCCGAACGAAGGGCAGACGATGCCCGCTGGCAAGCCGTTTCGCGTGTGGTTCGGGCTGCGCAACATGGGCGTGGCGCCTTCGAACGTGGAGTTTCCGAACACTGGCCATCATCACCTGCTCGTGGATACGGACTTGCCTTCGATGGATCAACCCATTCCGTCCGATCGCAATCATCTGCATTTCGGCGCGGGCGAAACGGAAACCCTGATCCAGTTGCCGCCAGGAAAGCATACGTTGCAACTGCTGATGGGCGACGCGCATCACGTGCCGCACAATCCGCCCGTCTATTCGAAGAAGATCACGATCTACGTTAAGTAA
- a CDS encoding formylglycine-generating enzyme family protein codes for MVVASVSGTVSTLCVAAPDANARAAIRPAVAQLDPRGFGAIRRVGLMPKDTSEEYEITFWNSIKDSQYASDYEAYLKAYPNGRFAPLAQARLTRLRASTAKPAASPTGHEASAPPVSTGAPAPSQSNTLPQPAKPAQSAPSAPQAKAAPPATAPAKPAAAAPAPVNGNPGANTNAGTSAKAAAAAATTAAAATAALPAGAHDIHDCPACPIMIAVTPGAFTMGMEKDDPSERPAHRVTLSHPYALSKYAVTVAQWNACADAGACPHLSADENSAKNAPARDLSWDDAQQYVKWLAKITGKPYRLPTEAEWEYAARAGTDTRYWWGNDMRKGTANCKDCGPPWRAEAPADVGAFPANAFGFYDMAGGVWEWVSDCWHNSYKNAPDDGSSWDEPNCPTRVLRGGSWRDGADYMLSATRFKYDSSVRYNANGFRVARDMK; via the coding sequence ATGGTAGTCGCAAGCGTGTCCGGCACGGTATCGACGCTGTGCGTGGCCGCGCCCGACGCGAACGCGCGCGCCGCTATCCGCCCGGCCGTCGCGCAGCTCGACCCGCGCGGTTTCGGTGCCATTCGCCGTGTCGGGCTAATGCCCAAGGACACGTCCGAAGAGTACGAGATCACGTTCTGGAATTCGATCAAGGACAGCCAGTACGCAAGCGATTACGAGGCTTATTTGAAGGCCTATCCGAACGGCCGCTTCGCGCCGCTCGCGCAGGCGCGCCTCACGCGGTTGCGCGCGAGCACGGCGAAACCGGCCGCGTCGCCCACGGGGCATGAAGCAAGCGCGCCGCCTGTGTCCACTGGAGCACCCGCGCCGTCGCAATCCAATACCCTGCCGCAACCAGCGAAACCCGCTCAGTCCGCTCCCTCCGCGCCGCAAGCGAAAGCGGCCCCTCCCGCGACCGCGCCCGCGAAACCGGCCGCTGCCGCTCCTGCGCCGGTCAACGGCAATCCCGGCGCGAACACCAACGCAGGCACCAGCGCGAAAGCGGCGGCCGCCGCCGCGACCACGGCTGCCGCAGCCACCGCCGCGCTGCCCGCCGGAGCGCACGATATCCACGATTGCCCCGCGTGTCCGATCATGATCGCGGTTACGCCAGGCGCCTTCACGATGGGCATGGAGAAGGACGATCCCTCCGAACGGCCCGCGCATCGCGTGACGCTCAGCCATCCCTACGCGCTCTCGAAGTACGCCGTCACGGTCGCGCAGTGGAACGCCTGCGCCGACGCGGGCGCGTGCCCGCATCTCTCCGCCGACGAGAACAGCGCGAAGAACGCGCCCGCGCGCGACCTCAGTTGGGACGACGCCCAGCAATACGTGAAATGGCTCGCGAAGATCACCGGCAAGCCCTACCGCCTGCCGACCGAAGCCGAATGGGAATACGCCGCGCGCGCCGGCACGGACACGCGCTACTGGTGGGGCAACGACATGCGCAAGGGCACGGCCAACTGCAAGGACTGCGGGCCGCCTTGGCGCGCCGAGGCACCCGCCGACGTCGGCGCGTTTCCCGCCAACGCGTTCGGCTTCTACGACATGGCGGGCGGCGTCTGGGAATGGGTCAGCGACTGCTGGCACAACTCGTACAAGAACGCCCCCGACGACGGCAGTTCGTGGGACGAGCCCAATTGCCCGACGCGCGTGCTGCGCGGCGGCTCGTGGCGCGACGGCGCCGACTACATGCTGAGCGCCACGCGCTTCAAATACGACAGCAGCGTGCGCTACAACGCCAACGGTTTTCGCGTGGCGCGCGACATGAAATAG
- a CDS encoding LLM class flavin-dependent oxidoreductase: protein MSKSNRQMRLGAFLMQTGHHVAAWRHPDAQADAGSNFRHYVEIARLAEAAKFDAIFLADSSGIRSTDQGSLARSARSVFFEPLTLLSALAAVTERIGLIATVSTSFHEPYNVARKFASLDQISGGRAGWNLVTSSSRSEAQNFNYDDLPEHDTRYERAAEFHDIVLGLWDSWADDSFLRDKASGIYLDTDTLRVLDHRGPHFKVRGPLNVARSPQGRPVVVQAGASEAGRALAARTAEVIFVAHQTLEEAQTFYADIKGRLPAYGRDPDDVKIMPGIFPVIGRTQAEAEEKFEALQSRIDPVVGVSLLATVIGGIDLSGYDVDGPIPELPQTNGPKSRQHLVVELARRDKLTIRELYLRIAGARGHQQIVGTPQTIADQLQQWFEEGAADGFNIMPAWLPGGLADFVELVLPELRRRGLFRTEYEGTTLREHLGLARPARGALPAA from the coding sequence ATGAGCAAATCCAACCGGCAAATGCGCCTTGGCGCATTTCTGATGCAGACCGGCCACCACGTCGCTGCGTGGCGCCATCCCGACGCCCAGGCGGACGCGGGCAGCAACTTTCGCCATTACGTCGAAATCGCGCGTCTGGCGGAGGCCGCGAAATTCGACGCGATCTTTCTCGCCGACTCTTCAGGCATCCGCAGCACCGACCAGGGCTCGCTCGCGCGCTCCGCGCGCAGCGTGTTCTTCGAGCCGCTCACGCTGCTTTCCGCGCTCGCGGCGGTGACCGAGCGCATCGGCCTGATCGCCACGGTATCGACGTCGTTCCACGAGCCGTACAACGTGGCACGCAAATTCGCCTCGCTCGACCAGATTTCGGGCGGCCGCGCGGGCTGGAACCTGGTGACCTCGAGCAGCCGCTCGGAAGCGCAGAACTTCAATTACGACGACCTGCCGGAACACGACACGCGCTACGAGCGCGCCGCCGAATTCCACGACATCGTGCTCGGCCTCTGGGATTCGTGGGCCGACGACAGCTTCCTGCGCGACAAGGCAAGCGGCATCTACCTCGACACCGACACGCTGCGCGTGCTCGATCATCGCGGCCCTCACTTCAAGGTGCGCGGCCCGCTGAACGTGGCGCGCTCGCCGCAAGGGCGTCCCGTGGTGGTGCAGGCGGGCGCGTCCGAGGCGGGCCGCGCGCTCGCCGCACGCACGGCGGAAGTGATCTTCGTCGCGCATCAGACGCTGGAGGAAGCGCAGACGTTTTACGCCGACATCAAAGGGCGCTTGCCCGCCTACGGCCGCGATCCCGACGACGTGAAGATCATGCCCGGCATTTTCCCCGTGATCGGGCGCACGCAGGCCGAAGCCGAGGAAAAATTCGAGGCGCTGCAGTCGCGTATCGACCCGGTGGTGGGCGTCTCGCTGCTCGCCACCGTGATCGGTGGCATCGATCTTTCGGGCTACGACGTGGACGGCCCGATTCCCGAACTGCCGCAAACCAACGGCCCGAAAAGCCGCCAGCATCTGGTGGTCGAACTCGCGCGCCGCGACAAGCTCACGATCCGCGAGTTGTATCTGCGGATCGCGGGCGCGCGCGGGCATCAACAGATCGTGGGCACGCCGCAAACGATCGCCGATCAATTGCAGCAGTGGTTCGAGGAAGGCGCCGCCGACGGCTTCAACATCATGCCGGCCTGGCTGCCGGGCGGTCTCGCCGATTTCGTCGAACTCGTGCTGCCCGAACTGCGGCGGCGCGGCCTCTTTCGCACCGAGTACGAAGGCACGACGCTGCGCGAACACCTCGGGCTCGCGCGTCCCGCGCGCGGCGCATTGCCCGCCGCGTGA